The genomic interval AGCAGACATGTGACGAGCTGCGCCGCATACACGACAGCGACCAGAGAGAGGTGGCCGACATGCGCCTGCAGCAGCAACAGGTAGACATCACACGTGCACGCTCAACTCTGTTCATGTGAGTCCCTGGCATGCAGAGATCTCTTCATTGATTTGTCTGTTTTAAATTGATGCATTTTAACTGAATTGAACTTGCAAACACTAATGCAGTTTTTGCTACTTAAGTTTAAATAAGAGACGATAGTGTCTACCGGTATATATCACACAAccctaactgaaataaagctgaaataatataaaatataaatattagatgaaaaagtGAAAGTGTGAAATGTTGCCTAGCCAACTGAAATAAGTTCAATTACTAAATtactaaactaaaaccaaaataaatataatttgcagctaattgaaaattaataaaaactgcaataatatataactaatactaaaataacagtttttgtGTCATTTGTTAATATAACGTGACATTTGTTTCTCCacgtctatctgtctgtatctgtCAGTTGAGGTCAAGAAATGACTGGTTCGTATTTCTGTCTGTTCAGACGAGGAAAAGCTCTTAATCTATTAATAATGCTGGAAAGCATGACAGGTGAGGTGAGGTGAGGTGAGGTGAGGTCTTCCTCAGACTGTGTGCTTATGAAGATACACCAGAGACAGAGAGGAGTTCGAGAAACAACCCCAGACGCACTCAAACTCGGGTTGccaacacatttttataataaaaaactcTCATCTTTATTTTGGCATAAAATATCACATTGTGAGTTCACTATCATGATTTGTATTGAATCGTGACATGAGTGTATCGTTAAACCCCtattcaatattttaataaaaaccaCAATAGTATATAGATCATACAAAATAACACTGCTATATTCTTGTTCTTTCATTGAAATGtagtaacttttatttttaaatgtaatctttaaaaCCTCTAATATGACCTCTTGTTCTGATTCCGGTTGGACAGGCAAAAATAACGTGACCAGTGggatcatttatatttttacagtatgatCAAATTCTGATGGATATATTATTTTCTTCTGAATAATCGGTTTCATTCTGACATGTCATGGTATACAAAATGTGgcattttgtgttgtttttaatctGAAGTGTTTTGAGTCCTGATCTGTGACTCAGTGGCGCCATCAGCTGGTGCAATGCTGCATTTTGTCAGTGATATTTATCCAGACATCTCTCACTCCTCACCTAAAATAATCctcttatatataaatattgtagTTAATCCTGGAAATTTAGTCAACTCAGTGATTTGGTGATGGGTTCAATTTCTCCTCAGGGTCACAGTCGTGTCACAATCTATTGTTGTAGGTCATGAGGGAGAACGGCTCTTCAGACCTGCTGAATAAACTTTACGACACGGCCTTAAACAAGCTGGAGGGGATGAAGAAAGAGTACGATGCGCTGAGGAAACGATACAACGAGAAAACGGCGAGTCACAACGCCGACCTGAGCCGCCTGGAGCAGATGGAGGAGGAGAACAGACGTCTGCAGAAACAGCAGGAGGTTCTGCTGAAGCAGAGAGACTCTGCGCTGCACTTCCAGCAGCAGTACAGCGGCTCCATCAGGAGGTACAACTACACACTAGAGGTTTTttggaaatgtcccgccccttaccataaccgccagtttcaacacactactaattaacttaaccaggccccgcccctttattctgcatatgaattatttaaatgaggaatattgtgaagaaaactcaagatggaggcgtttcaggagttcagaaacactgacactgatatagagaagaataataatacgtttttcatgctcaaacagcaacattacacactaaagacagATGAAGATGGGAAAAGCACCCTTTAAAGCAGAGCGAAATATCAATCTCTTTCAGGTTTGACAGCCTCCAACAGGAGCTGAATAAGATGTCCGCTCAGAACGAGGAGCTGCAGAGAGAAACCGAGCGTCTCCAGATGGAGAACACGCGCTATAAGACCCTGCAGCTGAAGGCGGTGAAGGACGGCGAGAAGCTGAAGGAGGAGAGAGACTCCGTGCTAAACGAGTACAGACTGATCATGAGCGAGAGAGATCAGGTCATCAAGGAGGTGGATAAGCTGCAGACCGGACTGGAGGCGGCCGAGGCCAAACTCAAGAACACGTCCAGCGAGAGGAGGGTCGCCAGCGAGGAGATCGAGGCTCTGAGAcaggtcaaacacacacaactactaaagacaacatttaaagtaaatatgaaacgtttataaaatgtttgactTGCATAATCTGGTGTAATCTTGTATGGCATGTGAGCTAAACTGATGCATTTGAATCATCAATCAAAAGTTTTCCCATTAAAGAAATAATATGAACCCTAAAGAACcgctaaaaaaaatataacctGCTCAACATTGCCTCTTTGTCGTGCAGAATTTACTCACTGATGGTTTGACACGTGTTGTGTGCGCAGGAACTGAACTCCGCTCTGCTGGACCGGGACCGGGCGATCCGGGAAAAGACAGAACTGCTGGAGAAGTACTGTCACGAGGTGCAGGACAAGGCGGAGACGCAGAAAGAGCTGAGCCAGGCCTGTAAGGACATCGAGATGGTGCGAGAGGAGCGTGACGTGGCCCGTAAAGAGCGAACGGAGGCCATCATCCAGAGAGACCAGCTCCTGAGAGAGTACTACCAGGCCAGACAGGTACCTGTCCTGTGTTCACACGACCTCTGGACTCGTATACTACTGTTATTTAATTGCATTTCTCTCCTGCAGAAGCAAGACAGCGCAACGCTGGACATGGAGCGCGTCAGTAAGGAGCTGGAGGTTTTGAGGAAACAGTGCGAGGCCATTTCGGAGGAGCTCCAGGAGGCTGTGCAGGAGGCAGAGGTGGCCAAGTGTCGCAGAGATTGGGCCTTCCAGGAGAGAGACAAGATCgtagcagagagagagagcatacGGTGAGCAGATCTCTGTTACACATGTGATTCAGTTCAAGTGTGTCTCGTCATATGAAATCTGTGCCCTCATAACTGTTAAAAACCACCCAATCCCAATAATGTTCAAATCCAAAAACAGATGCAATAGTGTATAAACAGTATGGAGctcaaattatatattttttttagtatatatgttatattttatgtatatttgagtttctatttatttaaataagtttataaatatttagaatatatataaattcttattttgtacatttaagtTGGGTTGTGCATTTGTGAAAGTAAATGATGCTTTTGTGAgtcatattttgaaaatgttatttttgagaCTATTTAAGCTCCATAAAATGGGGCCAAAGCAGACAGCTTTCATTTTATGAGCAAAAATTGCTTATAAGGTCCTATAAAACAATATTCTAAATCGTATTATTgctgtgtttgtctgtgtgtgtgtgtgtgtgaatcagGACGTTGTGCGATAACCTGCGGCGCGAGAGGGACCGAGCTGTTAGTGATCTCGCCGACGCTCTGAGAAACCTCGATGACCTGCGGAAACAGAAGAACGACGCGGTGCGAGAACTGAAGGAGCTCAAGTGAGTCTCAAACACACACCATCACATCAGGGAATCTACTGGactgaattatttttatgttctcTTAATGATTGATGAGCGTCTGCATTCTTCTGCACGTGAACGAGACGCTGTACTAAAATACTAAAGGTTTTCTGCTGAATCTACATGGCGAAAGAAATTAGTTTGATtcccaaacaaatgactcttattcTTTTGAAgagaatgaaagaatgaatcattctcagGTTGGAGTAAATTATGTGAACTCTTcctaaaatgtgtttcagggagtgtATGGAGGAGCAGCTGGAGAAGGAGTCACGTTTTCGCCAGCTGATGGCCCACAATTCTCACGACTCGGCTATCGATACGGACTCGCTGGAGTGGGAAACGGAGACGGTGGAGTTTGAGAGGAGTGCGGTATGAAGCTGTGATGAACCTCCAaagctattaaaaacattttttgttaattgacaTGAAGCATAAATATAAACCAAGAGTTTCAATCATCACCATCTCTGATCCGTCCTATAGGACGACATGGATTTGAGTGCTTTTGGTTTCGATATCGCTGAGGGGGTGAGCGACCCGTATCTACCCGGGGATTATGGGATATTCGTGAGCAAGGTGGACAAAGGAAGTATTGCGGAGGGCAGGTTAAGGTGGGTGAACTCTGTGTTCTCGGTCTCCCGTTCAGCATTGGTGTGCGTTTCTAACCAGCGTTTGTTCATACCGCAGAGTGAATGATTGGTTGTTGAAGATAAACGATGTGGATCTGGCCAATAAGGACCGGAAGCAGGTCATAAAGGCGGTGTTCAGTGGAGGCGGGGTCATCAACATGGTGGTCCGCAGGAGGAAGTCTCTTGGAGGAAGGATGGTCACCTCTGTTCACCTTACACTGGCAGGGCTCAAAGGTCAGATCAGGGGTCATTGTCTTTCAGTTGGTCAGGCAGATAAACCACCTTCATCAGTGCAgtgattttctctctctctctctctctctctctctctctctgcagatTGTGGTGTTGGGTTGGAGAGTGGCGTGTTCGTGTCGTCTGTTTCTCCAGGCAGTCCTGCGGCGAGGGACGGTTCGGTGTGTCCCGGCGATCGGGTTCTCAATGTGAGTTACATATTTTCCGAACTGAATTATGACCCCAATTGTGTAAAtccttggaaaaaaaatagtccctgcattttatttttttggttacTAGAATAAAAGCTCTatggtttaacatttgaaagcaacgaaattaagACATACTAGTAGTAATTTTACTAttgttctgtaaaataaaagtattattattattattattattattaataaatgtttttactttaaagtgcaacaacaatattattacagtagtaatatatttcttattctgatttgtttagtttttttatcattttaacaataataaaatattaatttgaataataataattagttcacattttagtttagggtccactTCTCATTatttaaggattagttcactttagaattcaaatctcctgataatttactctcctccatgtcatccaagatgttcatgtctttctttcttcagtcgaaaagaaatgaaggtttttgaggaaaacattccaggatttttctccatatagtggacttcactggggttcaacgggttgaaggtccaaatgtcagtttcagtgcagcttcaaagagctctacacgatcccagacgaggaataagagtcttatctagagaaaccatcggccgttttctaaaaaaaaataaaaaattttatactttttaaccacaaatgctcgtcttgcactgctctgtgatgctccacgcattacgtaatcacgttggaaaggtcacgccaGGCTTTTTTCTCCTTCAAATGATAGTAACGTTCATCTCAGAGCTAGATGTTTTGGTTCAAAGCTTATACAGCTTATTGAAGAGAGAAcatgaatgagaaaaatgtaTCCAGATCTGAAGCTACTGAAACGAGTCATACTCCTAAATTGGGAGCCTCTGATTGGTAGATAGAGCAGAGGCTCATTTGCATGTATTCTGTCTCGTTAGAGTTACAGCAGGCAATACAGAATGAGGATAATGAACATATCTGCTGTGGTTATTTTAAgcttgtttaattttttctggCAGATAAACGGAATTTCGCTGGATAATAAATCCGTGAGTGAATGTGAGACTCTCCTGCGGAGCTGCAGAGATTCCGTTTCTCTTTCCCTCCTGAAGGTGAGACATTATTGATCATTATTAATTTCCTTTTCAATCAGCTCACTCATTCCTGAAGTCTTTAATGTTTCACAGTTGTTTCTCCTCATCCCAGTTCTTTCCACAGAGTCTGTCGGGTCAGAGTCTCACAGAGAGCCAGCGTGACTGTGAAAGGAACTCCAACGGGAAGTCGGCCGATCACCTGCGGCCCTGCAGGAAGCAGCCCAGCAGCCATAAAGACACGTACAGCCCCACACGTGACGTCGAGAGCGACCGCGGTCAGTATCGCTCGGAACCGTATCATGAGATCTGTCTGCATCCCAACTCTAAACGACCCCTCACCTTTCACCCCGTTTCCCCCGGCGACTGCATCGCCGTAGAGATGGGTCAGGAGAGGCGGAAACAAAGCGGCGGCACGTGGCCGAAAATGGTAGCGGTTGCAATGACGACTGCTGACAGCATCCCTCCGCTGTCTATTTTTAAGACCCCAAAGAAGCGGAAGTCGATATTCGACGCAGACATGTTCAAACGGCCGGAGACGCCGTCCAAGCTGGACTACCTCAGTTTGTCCCAGATGCCCAAACATTCCCCGCAGAGCTCCTGGACGGAGGGGCAGACGCCACCCGACCCACCCAAGCGCAGCGACTCCTTCAAGTTTAAACACAAACCACAGGGAAGCTCCGCCTCCGATTCCACCATTACCACCGGTTCGCCCCCGGCCACGCCCATTCAGACCGCACCCGCAGACAAAGCCACGTCTGATTTTGAAAATCGAGACCGCAACGGGAATGTTCTTCAGAGACAGGGGTCCGGCGGCGGAGGGCCGTTTACGGAGGAAGCGCCCGGACAGGGCGCAGATGACCTGGAGATGAGGAGAGGAAGGCCGAGCTCCGCACCCGCTCAACGCCGCAGCCTCACGCCCCTGAAGATGCCGTATCCACAGGTGCTGCACCTCATAATCCCTGCTGGATCATGTTTGATATGTACAGTTCTAACgcctctaaatgatcaacatgatcGGATAAACCTGATCACTCGATCTCCTACAGtccttctgtcgtctgattgaCAGTTTAGACTTTTTTCTAAAGGTTCAATAAGGTGTTGCATTTCAAATGTCAGGGTTAACTCAACTACAACTAATCACATGGTCATAATCACTTCCTCATCTTGTTCTCTGCTGCAGAGCTTCTCTCATGACGAACACTCTCCTGAGCCTGTGGATCTGGTTCGGTTCTCTCCTTTCCGCTCAAATCGTCACAGTTCAGGCTTCTCACCTGTACAAGCGCGTGAGTTTGACAGCAATCAGACAGTGACcagttctgtgtgtgtgtgtgtgtgtgtgtgtgtgtgatgtcaaaaccatttatttgtgtgtttgtgtgtctagACACTGCTCCCAGAACGCTGTCTCCCTACCCTGCTGTCACCGCGGTCATGAGGAACCCAGTGTACACGGCCTGGAGTCACTGTGTCAAAACCACTAACTCTCCGTCAGTTcctgcacacacatacactcaagtcaggtacacacacacacacacacacacacacacacacacacttcctgacGTATCGCATCCGTTCCGATGTGAGACGGTGAATCTCTCTGTGTTCTGAACCGCAGTCCGCAGCACCAGGGGCGATGGAGTGTGGATCTCAACCACAAGTGCTCCGGTGAACTGTTCGACGGCTCTCGCGGATCAGGGCCGCACAACACCAACTCCCTGCCCTCCAGCGCAAGACTGGGTCTGTACCCCGAACGCCACACCAAGTGCACTAGCGCTTAACTCTCATGACCCTCATGACTCTAAAATATGCAGTCTGTGATTGGTTATCTCAAGTCTGTAGTCAATAATCTCATCGATGAATGTAAAGTCTGTCTTCTGTGACTGATGATGATCATGTCTGTGTTTACGTCTGTAGGTTTGTCTCAGTACCGCGAGCAGCGCATCAAGATTCCCTCCACCCCTCGCTATGCTCGATCTGTTCATGGCTCTGACAGAGGTGCTGATCTCGTAAAAATCTGGTTTATAACATTACCTGTAGTTGCGTGGATGATGGACGTACATATAATTGTACAAACCAAaacattgttgttgttgtgtttcagGATCACTGTCTCACTCTGACTGCAGCAGCCCAAGTCTCGTAACTCCGCCCCTCTCTCCTCTGGACGCCGCCTCCTTcaccagcagccaatcacagggCTCCATCTCCGCCCAGACCAGGCTGTCAGTCAGCCCTGTGCCAATAGACAGGAGAAGGGACAGGTAGAAATAGAAATAGATAGTTAAtgtcatttactcgccctcatgatCTCAAATCATTCTGTTCAATACAACAGTTCATAGTGAgttcaaaaaggacaaaaacttATAAGAATCATAACAATAGTCCATATGCCATAAGTTGACTAAAGTCATATGATCGAATAAACAGATTCACACCCATTCACAGAAGCAGTAAAAGCTCACACAGGTTCataaaaacatgagggtgagtaaatatggCGCCATCTTGCAGCCTGTCACGGGCgttctcctcctcttcctctcgtACTTTATTTACCTCAGATCTGCTTGACTCCTTTCTAGTCTTTCTGCTCTTCTGCCCCATTTCTCTCCTTCCTGCTCCAGATGTGCGTTGCGTAACAGGTCTAACCTGAAGCTTTCTCGAGCTCAGAGATTGTGGTTTGCGTCTTTACGGATCCTGAGGTTTGTCCACTACGCAGTGAGAACACTAAAATGAACAAGCAAACAGGCTCAGTTTTTGCTGTTTAAGTGAATTTATCTTATTTGCTTTTCTTTTGTCCTCTTTTTATGtcatgtctctttaaatgcatgCTCTTAGAACTCTTagatttttttggttttgttggCTGATGAAGCTGATGGCccatattgtgtttttgtgtttcaggCCGTACATAGAAGAACCACGATGTGTCACTATCCCCAAAGGGGCGGAGCCTCTGGGCATCTCCATCGTGGGTGGGGAGAATGGTGGCATTTTTGTTTCCAAGGTAACGGGAGGCAGCATTGCTCAGCAGCACCACCTGGAGTTTGGAGATCAGCTGCTGGAGGTGCGTTAGAAAACACTCTTTAAAATAGGAGTCTTAATTTCAACACCTGTGAATCACTTCCTGTCTCTCTTTAGTTTAACGGCATTAATCTCAGGAACGCCACGGAGCAGCAGGCGAGACTCATCATTGGGCAGCAGTGTGACACCATCACCATACTGGCACAGTACAACCCACACATGTACCAGCTGGGCAACCACTCGCGCTCGAGGTACGCACACACAGAGCATGTGACTCTCTGGTGCTTCCAAAAAAATATCTACATGCCTCATAGTTGAAGCTGGGCGATTACATAGTTTATTATATAGTTTATTGTTTTCTATCGTAAAGAAGTGGCCACATATtaaagtaaacatttaaattaaatgttgtttggccaatattaaacaaggatttgatctgcTGTAAAGGGTAACGACAGCAGGCTGCTGGCGCcatctgcaggcatttgttataatacataatgtacataaaatgattgtttatattatgtattttaacagtgttgttctATAAAACCTtatgattacttgcttttgatactttatttgaaccaaatattattgcctcattgttatgtattttaagtcattttaaaagctTAGGTCTATTTTAATTACACAAAAAATCTGATTAATCGCCAAAAATAATAGACGATTACTCAAAATAATTGACCAATTGCGCATCAAAATAATTGGTCGATTACGGATCAAAAATAATTGACCAAGTACTCGTCAAAATACTTGATCAATTGGCAAAAATAATCGACAGATTACTCGATTAATCACAAAAATAATTGACCGATTGTGTCGAAATAATCAGCCGATTACTCGATTACCTGTCAAAACAATTGACTGATTACttgacaaaaataatatacGATTGCTTGATTAATCGACAAAATAATCGAGCAATTATGCGTAAAAACCGGCCGATTACTCGTCAAAATACTCGATCACTTGGCAAATTAATCGATCGATTACTCGATTAATCGTCAAAATAATTGAGCAATTACTCGTTTACCAAAATAATTGTTCATGACAGCCCTACTGGACACCCTTAATACTAATACATGTCCACTCATGCTGTCAGCTCCCGCATGGAGTCGTCCATCAGCTCTCACTCCACGCCCGGAACACCTGACACGCTCAGCGAACAGGACGAGGGCACCATGACCCCGCCCTCCAAACAGACCACGCCCACATCCAGCCCTCACAGTGCCGTCAGGTAACACACGCATTCTTTTTCTCTCGCTGTCAGCGACGTGAACGCCCCCTGCTCTAATTGGTTTAACTGTGCTGTCTGCTCTGTGATTGGCCAGGGAGGGCAGGAAGCAGGCGGAGCCGAGGCAGGTGGTGCTGAGGAAGACTCGGGTGGATCTGGGGCTGAAGATCTGCGGAGGAAACCTGACGGGGGTTTTCGTGGAGGACCTAGAAGAGGACAGTCCTGCTCGAGGAGCCGACGGCCTGCAGCCTGGAGACCTGATGCTGGAGGTACGGAGGAGAGATCACACATGTTTCAAGACTAGACATTTCCCTGTcgtgatgtcatttcctgtttgcAGTGTAACTCAGTAAGTCTGAAGAATAAGACGGCTGAGGAGGTGTACTTAGAGATCCTGAAACCCACAGAGAACGTCGTGCTCAGAGTCCAGAACCGACCCGAACACTTCCGGAGGGTCAAAGACGCACCTGGAGACGGGTTTTACATCAGGTAACGTGTGTTTTGAGTTTTGACTAGAATATAGAATCGTCCTTCcttaattattacattaatattaaagccacatatgaatatttaatgacaTTATATCATCTGCTCTTCATGATGTTTCTTACTCTTCATCTGTGTGACTTTCAGGGCTTTATTTGACCATGTTGGTGATTTAGAGCAGGAGTTGAGTTTCAAGAAGGATGATATTCTCTATGTGGACGACACGCTGCCCAGGGGGAATTTCGGCTACTGGTTGGCATGGCAACTGGACGAGAACGCACAGAAGCTGATGCGCGGACATGTGCCCAGCAAGTGCATGTATGTGATCTTCATGTAATCATCACTGGTTTTGTTTTATagttaaacatgaaaaattCATTCAACACTCTTCAGTGCACATGAtaaagcgtgtgtgtgtgtgtgtgtgtgtgtgtaggatgGATCAAGATGCTCAGCGGCGGTACAGCATCACAGATGGTAAGGACGAGAGTGGATCCGGTAAAACGCTCTCAGCCGCGGCGCGCCGCTCGTTCTTTCGCCGTAAGCTCAAACACAAGCGCAGCAGCTCCAGAGACGGGCGCGACGCTCCCGCGGCAGACGCCGTCAGCACCGACTCCGTGCTGTACATGGAGGGTGAGAAACAACACACATGTGACTCTGTTCTAAAACTTCACCTTTAGTTTCTCATTGACTCTGTGTGTGATGGTGTGTGTTCAGACTGTGTGAGTCCGGCGTATCAGCGCGTGCAGAAAGTTGAATCGGCCAATCGCAGGCCGGTGCTGATACTGGGGCCTCTGGTTGAGCCAATCAAAGACATGCTGCTCAGAGAGGCTCCTGGTAAATACTGCCGCTGTTTACCTGGTGAGATCGCTACCTTGactgtgttttcatttttgccTGTTTATGACTGTGGGATGATAAAAAGATGATGTCAAATTCTCACTCGCTCTTGGTTTTGTTCAGAGGGGATGAAGGCTACCCAGCAGGCCATTGAGAGAGGCGTCAAAGACTGTCTCTTCATCGATTACAAGCGCAGGAGCGGACACTTTGATGTGACCACTGTGGCGTCTATTAAGGAAATTACAGAGAAGGTGAGAGAAGCGACTCTTGTTCCAGTCGCTGAGTGGGAATAGTTTAAGTTTGACGTGAATCTGTTTACACACATCTGAATCTGATTccgtgaatgtgtgtgtgtacgtatgtatgtatgtatgtgtgtgtatatacatatatacatatttatttatttatttatcagatACTTTTTATGCAAAGTAACAAATGTtgcaaacagtaaaaaaaaaaaaaaaaaatgaagagaaTGTCATGAAATTgtcaaaaaaatatcttaataattCTAAACcacttatttaaaatgtaaaattgtatttattatgtaattgttattttatatatatatatatacacaatatgaTAATAAATGTAGTTGTAATGCATGTAGTATgtagtaaatatattaaataaaattgtattatattaaatatataattttctctctttctgtctcatataatataatagttatATTGAAATACAAATagtatatagtaatatattaaacaaaatataatatatgctaaaataataaaaatatatatataaatagtgctgttttacatgtgtgtactgtgtgtttatgtatatataaatacacacacatgcatgtatatatttaacaaaaatatatatttatatataaaatatttatatataatataaattatatatgaatataaatatataaatatacatacatgtgtatttatataataataaataataaaaaattatatatatatatatatatatatatatatatatctgtacatgttttcatgagattctaatttattattagtttttcaCTCAAAACATTCTCATTCTGAGctcatgctctctctctctctctctctctctctctctctctcaggactGTCATTGTCTGCTGGACATCGCACCTCACGCCATCGAGCGCCTGCACGTCGTAAACATTTACCCCATCATCATATTCATACGATACAGAAACGCCAAGCAGATCAAGTAAGTGACGTCTGCTGTCAGATGTTTGCATGGACAAATGCTCATTTGAGCTCATTAATGTCTCAAATTCATCCTGAACGTCTGTTTTTCCTAGTGTTAATGTGTCTCGTCACATTCAGTGCATGCAAAAACATACGACACAATGCCTTATTTATTATTGCATGACTCTCACATGGTTCTTTATAATGAAAAAGACTCAATTTGAATCAGTCACTCTACTAAAGCCAGGGATGTGGAATTGAGTCACATGACTTGGAATTGACTTAGACTTGTCTGTATTAACTTGAGACTTGAATGCAAAGACTCAGGATTTGTAAAACAATGACTCTGTTAACTAGAAGTGCTTATAAATGCATGTGACTCTGTGCAGTagttgtgtctgtgtgtgtttcatcgACTCAGGGAGCAGAAAGACCCCGTGTATCTGCGAGACAAAGTGTCACAAAAACATTCCAAAGAGCAGTTTGAGTCTGCGCAGAGGATCGAACAAGACTACAGCAAATACTTCACAGGTCTGAGACGCACACGCATGCATTTACACGGTGACGCACGTGTGACGACGACGTGTTGGTGTGTGATTTGTGTT from Ctenopharyngodon idella isolate HZGC_01 chromosome 12, HZGC01, whole genome shotgun sequence carries:
- the dlg5b.1 gene encoding disks large homolog 5 isoform X2, encoding MDPKHKELLEQCQQKLSESVTDVDRVLELLAQSGSLSPAERAELDKNCSSGAEKVHLLLKTLVEKKERDHFQEFCWALEKTQPVLLSALLPANNHNTGSTCSVLSAMPSDSESSSSLSSVASSPPPAHLDKHVMSEKLETVIFQLRQVTRERDDLRKRLALSSPGTTFDDCRPSVKPGHDYERLKLQCMKAMSDLQSLQNQHTKTLKRCEEAVRDADYYHTLHGRVVGEQTQLRDEMEAVKQNYSQLVQQHSQLQQTCDELRRIHDSDQREVADMRLQQQQVMRENGSSDLLNKLYDTALNKLEGMKKEYDALRKRYNEKTASHNADLSRLEQMEEENRRLQKQQEVLLKQRDSALHFQQQYSGSIRRFDSLQQELNKMSAQNEELQRETERLQMENTRYKTLQLKAVKDGEKLKEERDSVLNEYRLIMSERDQVIKEVDKLQTGLEAAEAKLKNTSSERRVASEEIEALRQELNSALLDRDRAIREKTELLEKYCHEVQDKAETQKELSQACKDIEMVREERDVARKERTEAIIQRDQLLREYYQARQKQDSATLDMERVSKELEVLRKQCEAISEELQEAVQEAEVAKCRRDWAFQERDKIVAERESIRTLCDNLRRERDRAVSDLADALRNLDDLRKQKNDAVRELKELKECMEEQLEKESRFRQLMAHNSHDSAIDTDSLEWETETVEFERSADDMDLSAFGFDIAEGVSDPYLPGDYGIFVSKVDKGSIAEGRLRVNDWLLKINDVDLANKDRKQVIKAVFSGGGVINMVVRRRKSLGGRMVTSVHLTLAGLKDCGVGLESGVFVSSVSPGSPAARDGSVCPGDRVLNINGISLDNKSVSECETLLRSCRDSVSLSLLKFFPQSLSGQSLTESQRDCERNSNGKSADHLRPCRKQPSSHKDTYSPTRDVESDRGQYRSEPYHEICLHPNSKRPLTFHPVSPGDCIAVEMGQERRKQSGGTWPKMVAVAMTTADSIPPLSIFKTPKKRKSIFDADMFKRPETPSKLDYLSLSQMPKHSPQSSWTEGQTPPDPPKRSDSFKFKHKPQGSSASDSTITTGSPPATPIQTAPADKATSDFENRDRNGNVLQRQGSGGGGPFTEEAPGQGADDLEMRRGRPSSAPAQRRSLTPLKMPYPQSFSHDEHSPEPVDLVRFSPFRSNRHSSGFSPVQAHTAPRTLSPYPAVTAVMRNPVYTAWSHCVKTTNSPSVPAHTYTQVSPQHQGRWSVDLNHKCSGELFDGSRGSGPHNTNSLPSSARLGLSQYREQRIKIPSTPRYARSVHGSDRGSLSHSDCSSPSLVTPPLSPLDAASFTSSQSQGSISAQTRLSVSPVPIDRRRDRCALRNRSNLKLSRAQRLWFASLRILRPYIEEPRCVTIPKGAEPLGISIVGGENGGIFVSKVTGGSIAQQHHLEFGDQLLEFNGINLRNATEQQARLIIGQQCDTITILAQYNPHMYQLGNHSRSSSRMESSISSHSTPGTPDTLSEQDEGTMTPPSKQTTPTSSPHSAVREGRKQAEPRQVVLRKTRVDLGLKICGGNLTGVFVEDLEEDSPARGADGLQPGDLMLECNSVSLKNKTAEEVYLEILKPTENVVLRVQNRPEHFRRVKDAPGDGFYIRALFDHVGDLEQELSFKKDDILYVDDTLPRGNFGYWLAWQLDENAQKLMRGHVPSKCMMDQDAQRRYSITDGKDESGSGKTLSAAARRSFFRRKLKHKRSSSRDGRDAPAADAVSTDSVLYMEDCVSPAYQRVQKVESANRRPVLILGPLVEPIKDMLLREAPGKYCRCLPEGMKATQQAIERGVKDCLFIDYKRRSGHFDVTTVASIKEITEKDCHCLLDIAPHAIERLHVVNIYPIIIFIRYRNAKQIKEQKDPVYLRDKVSQKHSKEQFESAQRIEQDYSKYFTGVVQAGSLSNTCSQIMAVVEQEQNKVLWIPDGST